The following coding sequences are from one Arachis hypogaea cultivar Tifrunner chromosome 7, arahy.Tifrunner.gnm2.J5K5, whole genome shotgun sequence window:
- the LOC112702548 gene encoding 15.7 kDa heat shock protein, peroxisomal, with translation MGDGIFGYPFRRFFLGHPPIFREWSGSTALLDWLESPTSHIFKINVPGFSKDEIKVQVEEGNVLHIKGEGGKEENQAKEKDTVWHVAERGTTGKSDFSRAIELPENVKIDQIKAHVENGVLTVVVPKDASPKSPKVRNINITSKL, from the exons ATGGGTGATGGTATATTCGGATACCCTTTTAGACGATTCTTCTTGGGTCATCCTCCTATTTTCAGAGAATGGTCTGGTTCAACTGCACTCCTGGATTGGCTTGAATCCCCCACTTCCCACATCTTTAAAATCAATGTTCCAG gatTCAGCAAGGATGAGATAAAGGTGCAAGTTGAGGAGGGAAATGTTCTTCACATCAAAGGTGAAGGTGGGAAAGAGGAGAATCAAGCAAAAGAGAAAGACACTGTCTGGCATGTTGCTGAGAGAGGGACAACTGGAAAAAGTGATTTCTCAAGGGCAATTGAGTTACCAGAGAATGTGAAGATTGATCAAATTAAGGCACATGTTGAGAATGGTGTGCTCACTGTTGTTGTGCCTAAAGATGCATCACCTAAATCCCCTAAAGTTCGTAACATTAACATTACTAGCAAGCTCTGA